A section of the Humulus lupulus chromosome 2, drHumLupu1.1, whole genome shotgun sequence genome encodes:
- the LOC133818929 gene encoding sphingoid long-chain bases kinase 1: MQSSGSGSRNSSLPSLRVTVPQQSLRRLGLCSQIATATGGQHSSPIVFPEKQKRSRVKSSRRGGDATAPTPSDDTEKPNNFEHRIDIGGAPGAGGGDEKSNLLGYEVFTGKLILDKRKLINVDATSSEAPTQTSSSDISNQEAVNARLTSKALIWGSHKLSLEDVISISYNVGLRHFTVHSYPFKKGACGFSCFMKPQRARKDFRFVASSVDEAVQWVGGFADQQCYVKCLPHPLLSSKKQASSELIPVDTPTELIFKCKSPPKMLVILNPRSGRGRSSKVFHKIVEPIFKLAGFKLEVVKTTSAGHARTLASSVDISRCPDGIICVGGDGIINEVLNGLLSRDNQKEGISIPIGIIPAGSDNSLVWTVLGVRDPVSAAMAIVKGGLTATDVFAVEWIQTGVIHFGMTVSYYGFVSDVLELSEKYQKRFGPLRYFVAGFLKFLCLPKYSYELEFLPATTEDQEGKMSVEREVVDMSDLYTDIMRRPNTDGIPRASSLSSIDSIMTPSRISGDLDTTCSSTHASAEPSEYVRGLDPKSKRLSTGRSNVNSEPEVIHPQNPLSTTPNWPRTRSKSKTDKSWTGLTATHDASRCSWGNVASHDKEDISSTLSDPGPIWDAEPKWDSEATWDVENPIELPGPPDDVEGAKKEVTISRYDDKWVVKKGQFVGILVCNHACRTVQSSQVVAPKAEYDDNTLDLILVHGSGRWRLIRFFVLLQMGKHLSLPYVEYVKVKSVKIKASGKTHNSCGIDGELFPLNGQVVSLLPEQCRLIGRSFSHHV; the protein is encoded by the exons ATGCAGAGTAGTGGGAGTGGTTCTAGGAATAGTAGTTTGCCATCTTTACGGGTGACTGTGCCTCAACAATCTCTTCGGCGACTGGGACTGTGTTCTCAGATTGCCACTGCTACTGGAGGCCAACACTCTTCCCCCATTGTCTTCCCCGAGAAGCAGAAGCGTAGCAGGGTGAAGAGTTCGAGGCGAGGAGGTGATGCCACTGCCCCTACCCCTTCTGATGATACTGAGAAACCAAATAATTTTGAGCATAGGATTGACATTGGTGGAGCACCAGGTGCTGGTGGCGGAGATGAAAAGTCTAATTTGTTGGGTTATGAGGTCTTCACCGGAAAGCTAATTTTGGACAAGAGAAAACTCATTAATGTTGATGCAACTTCATCTGAGGCACCAACACAAACCTCTTCTAGTGATATTTCTAACCAAGAAGCTGTTAATGCCAGGCTTACCAGCAAAGCTTTGATATGGGGTTCTCACAAGCTTTCTCTGGAAGATGTTATCTCG ATTTCATACAATGTTGGTCTCAGACATTTTACTGTGCACTCTTACCCCTTTAAAAAAGGTGCTTGTGGCTTTTCTTGTTTTATGAAACCTCAAAGAGCACGCAAGGACTTTCGCTTCGTGGCTTCTAGTGTTGATGAGGCTGTTCAATGGGTTGGAGGGTTTGCAGATCAGCAGTGTTATGTAAAGTGTTTGCCCCATCCATTGCTTTCTTCAAAGAAGCAGGCATCTTCGGAATTAATTCCAGTTGATACTCCTACAGAATTGATTTTTAAATGTAAGAGTCCACCAAAAATGCTCGTCATATTAAACCCCCGATCAGGACGTGGTCGTTCTAGTAAGGTTTTTCACAAGATTGTCGAACCTATATTTAAG CTTGCAGGTTTCAAATTGGAAGTAGTCAAAACAACATCTGCAGGTCATGCTAGAACACTTGCATCCAGCGTCGATATCAGCAGATGTCCTGATG GAATCATATGTGTCGGGGGGGATGGAATCATCAATGAG GTTCTAAATGGGTTACTCAGTAGAGACAATCAGAAAGAAGGAATTTCTATACCAATTGGAATCATACCAGCTGGTTCTGATAATTCACTTGTTTGGACTGTTCTTGGAGTTAGAGATCCAGTTTCTGCTGCAATGGCTATTGTTAAG GGAGGGCTTACTGCCACTGATGTTTTTGCTGTTGAGTGGATTCAGACTGGTGTTATTCATTTTGGGATGACCGTCTCATATTATGGCTTTGTCAGTGATG TGTTGGAGCTATCTGAGAAATATCAAAAGCGTTTTGGTCCTTTACGATATTTTGTAGCTGGGTTTCTCAAATTTTTATGCCTACCCAAGTACAGTTATGAACTGGAGTTTCTTCCAGCAACAACAGAGGATCAAGAAGGAAAAATGTCAGTTGAACGGGAAGTAGTCGACATGTCAGATCTGTACACGGACATAATGAGAAGGCCAAACACTGATGGTATTCCTAGAGCCTCTAGTCTATCAAGTATTGACTCCATAATGACTCCTAGTCGAATATCTGGAGACTTGGATACAACCTGTAGTAGCACTCATGCTAGTGCAGAACCATCTGAGTATGTTCGTGGCCTAGATCCAAAATCAAAACGACTATCCACTGGAAGGAGCAATGTAAATTCTGAGCCAGAAGTTATTCACCCTCAGAATCCTCTGTCTACAACCCCTAACTGGCCAAGAACCAGGTCCAAGTCCAAGACGGATAAATCCTGGACTGGACTGACTGCTACCCATGATGCATCCAGGTGTTCTTGGGGCAATGTTGCATCACATGATAAAGAAGATATATCATCAACACTGTCTGACCCTGGTCCAATTTGGGATGCTGAACCAAAGTGGGACAGTGAAGCTACTTGGGATGTGGAAAATCCAATTGAATTGCCAGGGCCACCAGATGATGTAGAAGGAGCAAAGAAGGAAGTTACCATTTCCAGGTATGACGATAAGTGGGTAGTGAAAAAGGGTCAGTTTGTTGGCATTTTAGTGTGCAACCATGCATGCAGAACGGTTCAGAGTTCTCAAGTTGTGGCACCTAAAGCGGAATATGATGACAACACACTGGATTTGATCTTAGTTCATGGGAGTGGGCGTTGGAGGCTGATAAGATTTTTTGTCCTACTACAGATGGGCAAACACCTTTCACTTCCGTATGTTGAATATGTAAAG GTTAAGTCAGTAAAGATTAAGGCATCTGGAAAGACCCACAACAGTTGTGGAATTGATGGTGAGCTTTTTCCACTCAATGGACAAGTTGTTTCTTTGCTTCCTGAACAATGCCGGCTCATTGGTCGTTCCTTCAGCCATCATGTATGA
- the LOC133818928 gene encoding ferredoxin-thioredoxin reductase, variable chain-like, producing the protein MSTATIGLLSSAATAASSFTRSGAGYASPDHPTIFGPMNCSSSSSSSLSLSFLPPKIASPITNRRRRRSVSCEVAIKSDSTTSSSSSDLSASSSSLSEEDAAGVAKVGARVRVKVPLKVYHVPKVPEIDLMGMEGEIKQYVAIWKGKQISANLPYKVQFVTEVEGRGAVKLLAHLKEDEFEYV; encoded by the coding sequence ATGAGTACGGCCACTATAGGATTATTGAGCTCGGCGGCAACCGCCGCGTCTTCCTTCACCCGCTCCGGCGCCGGTTATGCTTCACCTGATCATCCCACCATTTTCGGACCCATGAAttgttcttcctcttcttcttcctctctatCGCTCTCATTTTTGCCTCCCAAAATTGCTTCTCCTATTACcaacagaagaagaagaagaagtgttAGTTGTGAAGTCGCTATCAAATCGGACTCAACGACGTCGTCTTCTTCTTCCGATTTGTCGGCTTCGTCGTCGTCTCTTTCTGAAGAAGACGCCGCCGGAGTAGCTAAGGTTGGAGCGAGGGTTAGGGTTAAGGTGCCATTAAAGGTTTATCATGTTCCAAAAGTTCCGGAGATAGATCTTATGGGAATGGAAGGGGAAATAAAGCAGTATGTTGCGATTTGGAAGGGGAAGCAAATCTCAGCTAATCTACCTTACAAGGTTCAGTTCGTCACTGAAGTCGAAGGTCGTGGCGCTGTTAAGCTCTTGGCTCATCTCAAGGAAGATGAATTTGAGTACGTTTAG